Proteins from one Malaya genurostris strain Urasoe2022 chromosome 2, Malgen_1.1, whole genome shotgun sequence genomic window:
- the LOC131431129 gene encoding MAU2 chromatid cohesion factor homolog, translating to MTSSQDACYISLLGLAEYFRTSSPPNIKKCIQCLQALFTFKPPLKVEARTHLQLGQILLAYTKNIELARNHLEQAWMLSENINNFDDVKFDTASLLAQLYQQQEQSSLAKPVLRKAIELSQHNVYWHCKLLFQLAQTHATDKEYALASELLAVGVESTDESNATYLKSLFLLSRAMIMMIERKSSDVLAILNQAGAIIDNAVQNIHLKEYLKVFFFVLQVCHFLQLGQVKTVKTSLKQLQQSIQTIMAPNWPSDEQIFGQNSTEMFMWLPKEQLYVLVYLVTVSHSMMAGYMDKAQKYTEKALTQIEKLKSQENKPILAVFQIILLEHIIMCRLVMGNKSLAIKEIALAKDVCLSSPNKFLLKKHSAQLHCLLGLYSMSASLFDHAERQFTSCIQDTTERDLKLFANLNLAIVYLRMKREHDLRQILEQVQQENSQCSNSQALMGSFYYVQGLNAFHKSSFHEAKRFLRETLKMANAEDLNRLTSCSLVLLSHVFLSIGNSKESMNMVTPAMQLASKIPDIHVQLWGSAILKDLHRMLKEQSLENEAYNNHLNFSQNLIADQLKCTKFPEHTLINWLQGDPPLPMLTQEIPDMAPIQQTATIVRVPGQSGQQVIYQ from the exons ATGACATCCTCTCAAGATGCTTGCTACATTTCTCTGTTGGGATTAGCAGAATATTTCCGAACATCATCACCCCCGAATATCAAAAAATGTATTCAGTGTTTGCAGGCATTGTTTACGTTCAAACCGCCGCTGAAGGTGGAGGCTCGTACGCATCTTCAGTTGGGTCAGATTCTGCTGGCGTACACGAAGAATATCGAGTTGGCTCGAAACCACTTGGAACAGGCTTGGATGCTTTCGGAAAACATCAACAATTTCGACGATGTTAAATTCGACACAGCTAGTTTATTGGCGCAGCTTTATCAGCAGCAAGAGCAGAGCTCACTAGCAAAGCCGGTCTTACGGAAGGCTATAGAATTGTCCCAACATAATGTTTACTGGCATTGCAAATTACTTTTCCAGTTGGCA CAAACTCATGCCACTGATAAGGAGTATGCATTGGCATCGGAACTGCTCGCAGTCGGTGTAGAATCGACAGATGAATCTAATGCAACCTATTTGAAATCTTTATTTCTGCTTAGTCGGGCTATGATAATGATGATCGAAAGGAAGAGTAGCGATGTACTGGCCATTCTGAACCAAGCCGGGGCAATAATTGATAACGCCGTTCAGAATATTCATCTGAAGGAatatttgaaggttttttttttcgtgcttCAAGTCTGTCACTTCTTGCAACTGGGACAAGTTAAAACTGTAAAGACTAGTCTAAAGCAATTACAGCAAAGTATACAGACTATAATGGCACCGAATTGGCCCTCAGATGAGCAAATCTTTGGGCAAAATAGCACCGAAATGTTCATGTGGTTGCCGAAAGAACAGCTCTATGTGTTAGTTTATTTGGTCACTGTGTCCCATTCGATGATGGCCGGTTATATGGACAAAGCTCAAAAATATACGGAAAAGGCATTGACTCAAATCGAGAAATTAAAGT CTCAGGAGAACAAACCTATTTTGgcagtgtttcaaattattttgttaGAACACATAATCATGTGCCGTTTGGTTATGGGAAACAAATCGCTAGCCATAAAAGAGATTGCTCTGGCTAAAGATGTCTGTCTCTCATCTCCGAATAAGTTCCTTCTTAAAAAGCATTCGGCACAATTGCACTGTCTGTTGGGACTGTATTCCATGTCGGCTAGTTTATTCGATCATGCCGAAAGGCAGTTCACCAGTTGCATCCAGGATACAACCGAGAGAGATTTGAAACTGTTCGCCAATCTAAATCTAGCAATCGTATATTTACGAATGAAGCGCGAACACGACTTGCGACAGATTTTGGAACAAGTTCAGCAGGAAAACTCGCAGTGCTCCAACAGTCAGGCGTTGATGGGAAGCTTCTACTACGTGCAAGGACTGAATGCGTTTCATAAGAGTAGTTTTCATGAAGCAAA ACGCTTTCTTCGCGAAACCCTAAAAATGGCGAATGCCGAAGATTTGAACCGGTTAACATCGTGTTCCCTTGTACTGTTAAGTCACGTTTTCCTCAGCATTGGTAACTCAAAGGAAAGCATGAACATGGTCACACCGGCTATGCAGCTTGCTTCGAAAATACCAGACATTCATGTACAGTTGTGGGGCAGTGCCATATTGAAAGATCTCCACCGGATGTTGAAAGAGCAGTCGCTAGAGAACGAAGCGTACAACAACCACCTTAATTTCTCGCAAAATTTGATTGCCGACCAGTTGAAATGCACCAAGTTTCCTGAGCACACGTTGATCAATTGGTTACAGGGTGACCCACCGTTGCCAATGTTGACCCAAGAAATACCGGACATGGCACCAATACAACAAACGGCTACAATCGTTCGTGTACCCGGCCAATCGGGTCAGCAGGTTATCTACCAGTAA
- the LOC131431055 gene encoding large ribosomal subunit protein mL65, whose amino-acid sequence MLLSRLGGNIRATSWRTTVGRNQSTRPLAKRDDEYSAKPEYPLIQELSFKAKKKREALQWHDKIRQLSSVEEKLFEINMPKYYGYKAHMITDQKFPYNVLPLAQYATRTYFIEGSLPETYGKIEESAKKLLEEMRVDLEDVLAFELSGYRRPNTDNLSSGNREEIITSALLKGLSRVLINNLSGVYAHLNEVESDFDARHEAFWFLGGISPPALVRKIKEGVEWQKPYAKDPYDRKIQYVGRPYLALRHRHPLEPFIQENLDSLDLKQENVEIPEFKYDPITIGYRTEQRHATTIPGFWPGDQHEFGLVSFQRRSHALVRDSYCTSNDLQEALHSQGILASYAWLLGQACYQGFSVFNDITYPLSAQTIITDGQNWSFYAYQLNTVLLHSDQVDSNPRFNRCWGTKELKLFEHIDENGKIHGLNEEVLLHLISFYANVPKVREGVEMKPYLCKTEPHVANIVDENRRTFMETTYKHRASNRPRHRLEPELYLWEKLYKVDNNTRPMEAKRRPFELNQNMYNRRMDEHALKYIPRNVRPDGPKSKPKFEATYYPNVRR is encoded by the exons ATGTTATTATCTCGCCTGGGTGGTAATATTCGTGCCACATCTTGGCGTACCACTGTCGGGCGGAATCAGTCTACTCGACCACTCGCAAAACGGGATGATGAGTATAGCGCCAAACCGGAATACCCTCTCATTCAGGAATTGAGCTTCAAAGCAAAAAAGAAACGTGAGGCATTACAGTGGCACGATAAAATTCGACAACTGAGTAGCGtagaagaaaaactttttgaaataaacatgcCCAAGTATTATGGGTACAAGGCACACATGATAACGGATCAAAAATTCCCCTACAACGTTCTTCCACTGGCCCAGTATGCAACTAGAACCTATTTCATTGAAGGAAGTCTGCCGGAAACGTACGGGAAAATCGAAGAAAGTGCTAAAAAACTGCTAGAGGAGATGCGTGTAGACCTAGAAGATGTTCTAGCATTCGAGTTAAGTGGATACAG GCGCCCCAATACAGATAATCTCTCTTCTGGGAATCGAGAGGAAATTATAACATCAGCGCTTCTAAAAGGCCTCAGCCGTGTTTTGATCAATAACTTATCTGGTGTGTATGCTCATTTGAACGAGGTGGAGTCGGATTTCGATGCTCGGCATGAAGCATTTTGGTTCCTGGGAGGCATCTCACCTCCAGCTCTGGTTCGTAAAATTAAGGAAGGAGTGGAGTGGCAAAAACCCTACGCTAAAGATCCTTATGATCGTAAGATTCAATACGTTGGTAGACCATATCTTGCTTTGAGGCACCGGCATCCACTTGAACCGTTCATCCAAGAAAATCTAGACTCGTTAGATCTAAAACAAGAGAATGTGGAAATTCCCGAGTTCAAGTACGACCCCATCACGATAGGTTACCGAACGGAACAGCGACATGCCACAACAATTCCAGGGTTTTGGCCAGGGGATCAACATGAGTTCGGATTGGTTTCTTTCCAACGTCGAAGCCACGCCCTAGTACGCGATTCTTACTGCACTTCGAACGACCTGCAGGAAGCTTTGCACTCGCAGGGAATTTTGGCAAGCTACGCTTGGTTACTCGGACAAGCGTGCTATCAAGGGTTTTCGGTGTTTAATGACATTACTTATCCGCTTTCGGCACAAACTATTATCACCGATGGTCAAAACTGGTCGTTCTATGCATATCAGCTTAACACAGTTTTATTGCATTCAGATCAGGTCGATTCAAATCCCCGTTTTAACCGTTGCTGGGGAACCAAGGAGCTGAAGCTGTTCGAACACATAGATGAAAATGGTAAAATCCATGGGCTCAACGAAGAGGTTCTGTTGCATTTGATATCCTTCTATGCCAATGTCCCGAAAGTTCGTGAGGGAGTTGAAATGAAACCTTATCTATGTaaaacagaaccacatgtggcGAATATAGTGGATGAAAACCGTCGTACATTCATGGAAACGACGTATAAGCATCGTGCCTCGAATCGTCCTCGTCATAGGTTAGAGCCAGAACTTTACTTGTGGGAAAAGTTGTACAAGGTGGATAACAATACAAGACCAATGGAAGCGAAGAGGCGTCCTTTCGAGTTGAACCAGAATATGTATAACCGTAGAATGGATGAGCATGCACTCAAATATATTCCACGTAATGTACGCCCTGATGGGCCTAAAAGTAAACCAAAGTTTGAGGCCACCTATTATCCTAATGTGAGGCGATGA